Proteins from one Comamonas flocculans genomic window:
- the hemC gene encoding hydroxymethylbilane synthase, with the protein MTASNANPLSLTIATRESQLALWQARHVQALLQARGHVVRLLGMTTRGDQILDRALSKVGGKGLFIKELEVALEEGRADLAVHSLKDVPMQLPPGFALACVMAREDPRDAFVSPRHASLQELPPGAVVGTSSLRRQVLLHALRPDLRIEPLRGNVNTRLRKLDEGQYAAIVLAAAGLKRLGLAGRIRATFEPAEMLPAAGQGALAIEVRSERSDVLAALAPLADERTWLAVTAERAVSRAMGGSCSMPLAAHAQWQGAVLQLQAAWGAVQGGQPLVRAGGSASATTLAQADALGLAVAAQLQARGAVAERDA; encoded by the coding sequence ATGACGGCAAGCAACGCAAACCCCCTGTCCCTGACCATCGCCACGCGCGAAAGCCAGCTGGCGCTGTGGCAGGCCCGGCATGTGCAGGCCCTGCTGCAGGCGCGCGGCCATGTGGTGCGGCTGCTGGGCATGACCACGCGCGGCGACCAGATCCTGGACCGCGCGCTCTCCAAAGTCGGCGGCAAGGGCCTGTTCATCAAGGAGCTGGAAGTGGCGCTGGAAGAAGGCCGCGCCGACCTGGCGGTGCATTCGCTCAAGGACGTGCCCATGCAGCTGCCGCCCGGCTTTGCGCTGGCCTGCGTGATGGCGCGCGAAGACCCGCGCGACGCCTTCGTCTCACCGCGGCACGCCAGCCTGCAGGAGCTGCCGCCGGGCGCGGTGGTCGGCACCTCCAGCCTGCGCCGCCAGGTGCTGCTGCACGCGCTGCGCCCGGACCTGCGCATCGAGCCGCTGCGCGGCAACGTCAACACCCGACTGCGCAAGCTCGACGAGGGGCAGTACGCGGCCATCGTGCTGGCGGCCGCGGGGCTCAAGCGCCTGGGCCTGGCCGGGCGCATCCGCGCCACCTTCGAGCCGGCCGAGATGCTGCCCGCCGCCGGCCAGGGCGCACTGGCCATCGAGGTGCGCAGCGAGCGCAGCGACGTGCTGGCCGCGCTGGCGCCGCTGGCCGACGAGCGCACCTGGCTTGCGGTGACGGCCGAGCGCGCGGTCAGCCGTGCCATGGGCGGCAGCTGCTCCATGCCGCTGGCGGCGCACGCGCAGTGGCAGGGCGCGGTGCTGCAACTGCAGGCCGCCTGGGGCGCCGTGCAGGGCGGTCAGCCACTGGTGCGCGCAGGCGGCAGTGCCAGCGCCACCACTTTGGCGCAAGCCGATGCGCTGGGCCTGGCCGTCGCCGCCCAGTTGCAGGCGCGCGGCGCCGTGGCCGAACGCGATGCCTGA
- the ppc gene encoding phosphoenolpyruvate carboxylase — translation MTEPAQPRRSAPAHRKDKDAPLIADIRLLGRILGDVIREQEGEGVFGLVEQVRQLSVAFRRDDDQGADRALKRLLKSLSGEETVKVIRAFTYFSHLANLAEDRHHIRRRQIHERAGSSQEGGIDVALARLRWAGIAPQAVVQTLAQSYVVPVLTAHPTEVQRKSILDAEREIAQLLAARDDIGARAQLYNSARDILTPREIAANEAGLRARVAQLWQTRLLRVSRLTVADEIENALSYYESTFIGEIPRIYADLEQQLGDSGPVASFLRMGQWIGGDRDGNPNVGADTLRLALRRQAEVALRHYLGEVHALGRELSLSARLVQVSPALLALAEASGDVSAHRSDEPYRRALSGIYARLAATCAVLTGAAPAHVPVAVLPAYDSADAFLADLRVIEDSLLSHKGAAQAAERLHALARAVQVFGFHLATVDLRQSSDQHERVLAELLAVARLEADYAALDEGERQRLLLRLLCDARPLRVLGAAYSAHTCAELSIFETARALRERCGRDAIRHYIISHTETVSDLLEVLLLQKETGLLHGTLDGDCHADLIVSPLFETIEDLRNAAPIMRAYYALPGIAPMVRASGAEQDIMLGYSDSNKDGGIFTSNWELYRAEIALVALFDELNAALPGQGIRMRMFHGRGGTVGRGGGPSYQAILAQPPGTVRGQIRLTEQGEVIASKYANPEIGRRNLETLVAATLEATLLQPTKPATKAFLQAAAELSEASMAAYRALVYETPGFADYFFSATPIREIAELNIGSRPASRKAGQRIEDLRAIPWGFSWGQCRLTLPGWYGFGSAVQAFVGAPGKDEKARWALLRKMVRQWPFFSALLSNMDMVLAKSDLQLAKRYSELVTDARLRKRVFAAIEQEWQRTMDALSRITGERERLAHNSALARSIRHRFPYIDPLHHLQVELIRRWRAEPGNERVRTGIQLCINGIAAGLRNTG, via the coding sequence ATGACAGAACCCGCTCAGCCCCGCCGCAGCGCGCCCGCGCACCGCAAGGATAAGGACGCCCCGCTGATCGCCGACATCCGCCTGCTCGGGCGCATCCTGGGCGACGTGATCCGCGAGCAGGAGGGCGAGGGCGTGTTCGGGCTGGTGGAGCAGGTCCGCCAGCTCTCGGTGGCCTTTCGCCGCGACGACGACCAGGGGGCGGACCGCGCGCTCAAGCGCCTGCTCAAGTCGCTCAGCGGGGAGGAAACGGTCAAGGTGATCCGCGCCTTCACCTATTTCAGCCACCTGGCCAACCTGGCCGAAGACCGCCACCACATCCGCCGCCGCCAGATCCACGAGCGCGCCGGCAGCAGCCAGGAAGGCGGCATCGACGTGGCGCTGGCGCGCCTGCGCTGGGCCGGCATCGCACCGCAGGCGGTGGTGCAGACCCTGGCGCAAAGCTATGTGGTGCCGGTGCTCACCGCCCACCCCACCGAGGTACAGCGCAAAAGCATCCTGGACGCCGAGCGCGAGATTGCCCAGCTGCTGGCCGCGCGCGACGACATCGGCGCACGCGCCCAGCTCTACAACAGCGCGCGCGATATCCTCACCCCGCGCGAGATCGCCGCCAACGAGGCCGGCCTGCGCGCCCGCGTGGCGCAGCTGTGGCAGACACGGCTGCTGCGCGTCTCGCGCCTGACCGTGGCCGACGAGATCGAGAACGCGCTGTCCTATTACGAATCCACCTTCATCGGCGAAATCCCCAGGATCTATGCCGACCTGGAGCAGCAGCTGGGCGACAGCGGCCCGGTGGCGAGCTTTCTGCGCATGGGCCAGTGGATAGGGGGCGACCGCGACGGCAATCCCAACGTGGGTGCCGACACGCTCAGGCTGGCGCTGCGCCGCCAGGCCGAGGTGGCGCTGCGCCACTACCTCGGCGAGGTGCATGCGCTGGGGCGCGAGCTGTCGCTGTCGGCCCGGCTGGTGCAGGTGTCGCCCGCACTGCTGGCGCTGGCCGAGGCCTCGGGCGACGTGAGCGCGCACCGCAGCGACGAGCCCTACCGGCGCGCGCTCAGCGGCATCTATGCGCGCCTGGCCGCGACGTGCGCGGTGCTCACCGGCGCGGCGCCGGCCCATGTGCCGGTGGCCGTGTTGCCCGCCTACGACAGCGCCGACGCTTTTTTGGCCGACCTGCGCGTGATCGAGGATTCGCTGCTGTCGCACAAGGGCGCGGCCCAGGCGGCGGAGCGCCTGCATGCGCTGGCGCGTGCGGTGCAGGTCTTCGGCTTCCACCTGGCGACGGTGGACTTGCGCCAGAGCTCGGACCAGCACGAGCGCGTGCTCGCCGAGCTGCTGGCCGTGGCGCGGCTCGAGGCCGACTACGCCGCCCTGGACGAGGGCGAGCGCCAGCGCCTGCTGCTGCGCCTGCTGTGCGACGCGCGGCCGCTGCGCGTGCTGGGGGCCGCATACAGCGCGCACACCTGCGCGGAGCTGAGCATCTTCGAGACCGCCCGCGCCCTGCGCGAGCGCTGCGGGCGCGACGCCATCCGCCACTACATCATCAGCCACACCGAGACGGTGAGCGACCTGCTGGAAGTGCTGCTGCTGCAAAAGGAAACCGGCCTGCTGCACGGCACGCTGGATGGCGACTGCCACGCCGACCTCATCGTCTCGCCGCTGTTCGAGACCATAGAAGACCTGCGCAACGCCGCGCCCATCATGCGCGCCTACTACGCGCTGCCCGGCATTGCGCCCATGGTGCGCGCCAGCGGCGCCGAGCAGGACATCATGCTGGGCTACAGCGACAGCAACAAGGACGGCGGCATCTTCACCAGCAACTGGGAGCTGTACCGCGCCGAGATCGCGCTGGTGGCGCTGTTCGACGAACTCAACGCCGCGCTGCCGGGACAGGGCATCCGCATGCGCATGTTCCACGGGCGCGGCGGCACCGTGGGGCGCGGCGGCGGCCCCAGCTACCAGGCCATCCTGGCGCAGCCGCCGGGCACGGTGCGCGGGCAGATCCGCCTGACCGAGCAGGGCGAGGTCATCGCCAGCAAGTACGCCAACCCCGAGATCGGCCGGCGCAACCTGGAAACCCTGGTGGCCGCCACCCTGGAGGCCACGCTGCTGCAGCCCACCAAGCCCGCCACCAAGGCCTTCCTGCAGGCCGCGGCAGAGCTGTCCGAAGCCAGCATGGCCGCCTACCGCGCCCTGGTCTACGAGACGCCGGGCTTTGCCGACTACTTCTTCAGCGCCACGCCGATCCGCGAGATTGCCGAACTCAACATCGGCTCGCGCCCGGCCTCGCGCAAGGCCGGCCAGCGCATCGAGGATTTGCGTGCCATCCCCTGGGGCTTCAGCTGGGGCCAGTGCCGACTGACGCTGCCCGGCTGGTACGGCTTCGGCAGCGCGGTGCAGGCCTTCGTCGGCGCGCCGGGCAAGGACGAAAAGGCGCGCTGGGCGCTTTTGCGCAAGATGGTGCGCCAGTGGCCCTTCTTCAGCGCGCTGCTGTCCAACATGGACATGGTGCTGGCCAAGAGCGACCTGCAGCTGGCCAAGCGCTACAGCGAACTGGTCACCGACGCGCGCCTGCGCAAGCGCGTGTTCGCCGCCATCGAGCAGGAATGGCAGCGCACCATGGACGCGCTCAGCCGCATCACCGGCGAGCGCGAGCGCCTGGCGCACAACAGCGCGCTGGCGCGCTCCATCCGCCACCGCTTTCCCTATATCGATCCGCTGCACCACCTGCAGGTGGAGCTGATCCGCCGCTGGCGCGCCGAACCCGGCAACGAGCGCGTGCGCACCGGCATCCAGCTGTGCATCAACGGCATTGCCGCCGGCCTGCGCAATACCGGCTGA
- a CDS encoding FlgO family outer membrane protein, whose translation MRRRIALAGIAAYALSAAGCAAYYYGDPVVGLRRAGAHGAGATTLLQANQAAVDALLKTAPLQPGEPVLVASLVSVDRLGESSRLGRACSEQIAGRLVQRGVPVVEVRLREQLALQPTQGELLLSRELQAVSQAHAARAVLVGTYAASAQQLYISLKLVRPEGNVVVAAQDYALPMGADIQSLLASR comes from the coding sequence ATGAGGCGGCGCATTGCCCTGGCCGGCATCGCCGCGTACGCGCTGAGCGCGGCGGGCTGCGCCGCCTACTACTACGGCGACCCGGTGGTGGGCTTGCGCCGCGCCGGCGCGCACGGTGCGGGCGCCACCACGCTGCTGCAAGCCAACCAGGCGGCGGTGGATGCGCTGCTCAAGACCGCACCGCTGCAGCCGGGCGAGCCGGTGCTGGTGGCCAGCCTGGTCAGCGTGGACCGGCTGGGCGAATCCTCGCGCCTGGGCCGCGCCTGCTCCGAGCAGATTGCCGGGCGCCTGGTGCAGCGCGGCGTGCCGGTGGTGGAGGTGCGCCTGCGCGAGCAGCTGGCGCTGCAGCCCACGCAGGGCGAGCTGCTGCTGTCGCGCGAGCTGCAGGCCGTCAGCCAGGCCCATGCGGCGCGCGCGGTGCTGGTGGGCACCTACGCCGCTTCGGCGCAGCAGCTCTACATCAGCCTCAAGCTGGTGCGCCCCGAGGGCAATGTGGTGGTGGCGGCGCAGGACTATGCGCTGCCGATGGGCGCCGACATCCAGTCTCTGCTCGCCAGCCGCTAG
- the flhC gene encoding flagellar transcriptional regulator FlhC, which yields MATATKSVLNESRQIERAAMLIEMGARMQVLESETTLSYERLIRLYKEVAGRSPSKGQLPFSTDWFLTWQENIHSSLFLNIYQYLSKGVDLDAVELLTKAYRLYNEQVQAAEIEPLLSFTRAWRLVKFVDAGMLTRTQCSQCKGQFVSELYENRHYTCGLCNPPARAGKSKSKKALKLH from the coding sequence ATGGCCACCGCCACCAAAAGCGTATTGAACGAATCACGCCAGATCGAGCGCGCCGCCATGCTCATCGAAATGGGTGCTCGCATGCAGGTGCTGGAATCGGAAACCACGCTGTCCTACGAGCGCCTGATCCGCCTGTACAAGGAAGTGGCCGGGCGCTCGCCCTCCAAGGGGCAGTTGCCGTTCTCCACCGACTGGTTCCTCACCTGGCAGGAGAACATCCACAGCTCGCTGTTCCTGAACATCTACCAATACCTCTCCAAGGGCGTGGACCTGGACGCGGTGGAGCTGCTCACCAAGGCGTACCGCCTGTACAACGAACAGGTGCAGGCCGCCGAGATCGAGCCGCTGCTGTCCTTTACCCGCGCCTGGCGGCTGGTGAAATTCGTCGACGCCGGCATGCTCACGCGCACGCAGTGCAGCCAGTGCAAGGGCCAGTTCGTCAGCGAGCTGTACGAAAACCGCCACTACACCTGCGGCCTGTGCAACCCGCCGGCGCGCGCGGGCAAGAGCAAGAGCAAGAAAGCGCTCAAGCTGCACTGA
- the flhD gene encoding flagellar transcriptional regulator FlhD, translating into MTNEQLLSEIREANLTYLMLAQNLIRQDKAEAVFRLGLSEEAADILVTLSTAQVLKLASRNTLLCSFRVDDELVWSLLTNHNTPTKVGNETTNTLHANILMASRIAEVI; encoded by the coding sequence ATGACCAACGAACAGTTGCTCTCCGAAATCCGCGAAGCCAACCTCACCTACCTGATGCTGGCGCAAAACCTGATTCGCCAGGACAAGGCCGAAGCGGTGTTCCGTCTGGGCCTGAGCGAAGAGGCCGCCGACATCCTGGTGACGCTGTCCACCGCCCAGGTGCTCAAGCTGGCTTCGCGCAACACGCTGCTGTGCAGCTTCCGTGTGGACGATGAGCTGGTGTGGAGCCTGCTGACCAACCACAACACGCCTACCAAGGTGGGCAACGAAACCACCAACACGCTGCACGCCAACATCCTGATGGCCAGCCGCATTGCCGAAGTGATCTGA
- the hisC gene encoding histidinol-phosphate transaminase: MTTLDQTTPAVPAAAHASPLARIRADVRAMHAYAVQPAQGLLKLDAMENPHRLPEDLQARLGQRLGQVAVNRYPGAQLAQLREALLRHAGPPAGWSLMLGNGSDELISLLVLACGLPGASVLAPEPGFVMYAMSARLQGLGYHGVPLRADFSLDEAALLRAIERERPALLFLAYPNNPTGTLWDTAAIARAIAAQGAHGGLVVMDEAYQPFAACSWIERVRERPEAHRHVLVLRTLSKFGLAGIRLGYLMGDAALIAEIDKVRPPYNVSVLNAECALFALEHEAVFAAQAQDIRAQRARLIEALAQMPGVQAYPSEANMILVRVPDAARAFEGMRSKGVLVKNVSTMHPLLANCLRLTVGTAEENTAMLQSLSASI, translated from the coding sequence ATGACCACGCTCGACCAGACGACCCCCGCCGTGCCCGCTGCCGCGCACGCTTCCCCCCTTGCGCGCATCCGCGCCGACGTGCGCGCCATGCACGCCTATGCGGTGCAGCCGGCGCAGGGCCTGCTCAAGCTCGACGCGATGGAAAACCCCCATCGCCTGCCCGAGGATTTGCAGGCGCGGCTGGGCCAGCGCCTGGGCCAGGTGGCGGTCAACCGCTACCCGGGCGCGCAGCTTGCGCAGTTGCGCGAAGCGCTGCTGCGCCATGCGGGCCCGCCGGCGGGCTGGTCGCTGATGCTGGGCAACGGCTCGGACGAGCTCATCAGCCTGCTGGTGCTGGCCTGCGGCCTTCCCGGCGCCTCGGTGCTGGCGCCCGAGCCGGGTTTCGTGATGTACGCCATGAGCGCGCGGCTGCAGGGCCTGGGCTACCACGGCGTGCCGCTGCGTGCGGACTTTTCGCTCGACGAAGCGGCGCTGCTGCGGGCGATAGAGCGCGAGCGTCCGGCGCTGCTCTTCCTGGCCTATCCGAACAACCCGACCGGCACGCTGTGGGACACGGCGGCCATTGCCCGCGCCATCGCCGCGCAGGGCGCGCACGGCGGCCTGGTGGTGATGGACGAGGCCTACCAGCCCTTTGCCGCGTGCAGCTGGATCGAGCGGGTGCGCGAGCGCCCCGAGGCGCACCGGCATGTGCTGGTGCTGCGCACGCTCAGCAAGTTCGGCCTGGCGGGCATACGCCTGGGCTATCTGATGGGCGACGCGGCGCTGATCGCCGAGATCGACAAGGTACGCCCGCCCTACAACGTGAGCGTGCTCAACGCCGAATGCGCGCTGTTCGCTCTGGAACACGAAGCGGTGTTCGCCGCCCAGGCGCAGGACATCCGTGCCCAGCGTGCGCGCCTGATCGAGGCGCTGGCGCAAATGCCCGGCGTGCAGGCCTACCCCAGCGAGGCCAACATGATCCTGGTGCGCGTGCCCGACGCCGCGCGCGCCTTCGAGGGCATGCGCAGCAAAGGGGTGCTGGTGAAGAACGTTTCTACAATGCACCCGCTGCTTGCCAACTGCCTGCGCCTGACGGTGGGCACAGCCGAAGAAAATACCGCCATGCTGCAATCGCTCAGTGCATCGATATGA
- the hisB gene encoding imidazoleglycerol-phosphate dehydratase HisB: protein MTSSALVTAAPTDRIAEVSRSTAETRIRVRVNLDGSGQSQLNTGIGFFDHMLEQIARHGMIDLEVRCDGDLHIDGHHSVEDVGISLGQALARALGDKKGLRRYGHAYVPLDEALSRVVVDLSGRPGLHLHIPFTAAMIGGFDTQLVHEFFQGFVNHAGVTVHIDNLKGVNAHHQCESVFKAFARALRAALEPDPRSAGVIPSTKGAL from the coding sequence ATGACGTCCTCCGCCCTTGTCACCGCCGCCCCCACCGACCGCATCGCGGAGGTGAGCCGCAGCACCGCTGAAACCCGCATCCGCGTGCGCGTCAACCTGGACGGCAGCGGCCAGTCGCAGTTGAACACCGGCATCGGCTTCTTCGACCACATGCTCGAACAGATCGCGCGCCACGGCATGATCGATCTGGAGGTGCGCTGCGACGGCGACCTGCACATCGACGGCCACCACAGCGTGGAGGACGTCGGCATCTCGCTGGGCCAGGCGCTGGCGCGCGCGCTGGGCGACAAGAAGGGACTGCGCCGCTACGGCCATGCCTACGTGCCGCTGGACGAAGCGCTGTCGCGCGTGGTGGTGGACCTGTCGGGCCGCCCCGGCCTGCATCTGCACATCCCGTTCACCGCGGCGATGATCGGCGGCTTTGACACGCAGCTGGTGCATGAGTTCTTCCAGGGCTTCGTGAACCATGCGGGCGTCACGGTGCACATCGACAACCTCAAGGGCGTCAATGCCCACCACCAGTGCGAGAGCGTGTTCAAGGCCTTTGCCCGCGCGCTGCGCGCCGCACTCGAGCCCGACCCGCGCAGCGCGGGGGTGATTCCGTCCACCAAGGGCGCGCTCTGA
- the hisH gene encoding imidazole glycerol phosphate synthase subunit HisH, producing the protein MQSRAKTVAVIDYGMGNLRSVAQAVRAAAQDEGWTVVVTSEPEAVRAAGRVVLPGQGAMPDCMRALAAGGLHDAVREAAASKPLMGVCIGMQMLLTHSAEGDVAGLDLIPGQVLRLEVAGQRQGDGSRCKVPHMGWNRVRQQHHGARAHPMWQGVPDESWFYFVHSYHARPLDPGHCAGAVRYGSLFACALARDNLFATQFHPEKSAAQGLRLYRNFLLWNP; encoded by the coding sequence ATGCAATCAAGAGCAAAAACCGTTGCCGTGATCGACTATGGCATGGGCAATCTGCGCTCGGTCGCCCAGGCCGTGCGGGCCGCGGCGCAAGACGAAGGCTGGACGGTGGTGGTCACCAGCGAGCCCGAGGCGGTGCGCGCCGCCGGGCGCGTGGTGCTGCCCGGCCAGGGCGCCATGCCCGACTGCATGCGCGCGCTGGCCGCCGGCGGCCTGCACGATGCGGTGCGCGAGGCCGCGGCCAGCAAGCCGCTGATGGGCGTGTGCATAGGCATGCAGATGCTGCTCACGCACAGCGCCGAGGGCGACGTGGCCGGGCTGGACCTGATCCCCGGCCAGGTGCTGCGCCTGGAAGTGGCCGGGCAGCGCCAGGGCGACGGCAGCCGCTGCAAGGTGCCGCACATGGGCTGGAACCGCGTGCGCCAGCAGCACCACGGCGCACGCGCGCACCCGATGTGGCAGGGCGTGCCCGACGAGAGCTGGTTCTACTTCGTGCACAGCTACCACGCCCGTCCGCTTGATCCAGGTCATTGCGCGGGCGCGGTGCGCTACGGTAGCCTCTTTGCCTGCGCCCTGGCACGTGATAATCTTTTCGCCACCCAGTTTCACCCCGAGAAAAGCGCGGCCCAGGGACTGCGGCTCTATCGGAATTTCCTGCTCTGGAACCCCTAG